From the Canis aureus isolate CA01 chromosome 33, VMU_Caureus_v.1.0, whole genome shotgun sequence genome, one window contains:
- the ODAPH gene encoding odontogenesis associated phosphoprotein, with translation MTYRLCFSYWLLVCWVLVTVAEGQREGATPPGGSQDNGGATDCQVFTLTPPPPRRNPVTRIQLITRPLKYPFHSFPQQGPRVHIRFPNRPFLPQKYNHLFQFRPGFWPHDCFTPHYKYFPKRRLWRGSSSEESREKREVPNMLKPKKPMPQRRLLLSSSKLKCLNLKMKYLKLD, from the exons ATGACTTACAGACTGTGCTTCTCCTACTGGCTATTGGTCTGCTGGGTGCTGGTAACTGTGGCAGAAG gacagagagagggagccacCCCTCCTGGAGGCTCACAAGATAATGGAGGTGCTACAGACTGCCAAGTCTTCACactcacccctccaccccccaggaGGAACCCGGTGACAAGGATCCAGCTCATCACAAGGCCACTCAAGTATCCCTTTCATTCCTTTCCACAACAAGGGCCTAGAGTCCACATTAGGTTTCCAAACAGACCTTTCCTTCCTCAGAAGTACAACCACTTATTTCAGTTTCGTCCAGGTTTTTGGCCACATGATTGCTTTACTcctcattataaatattttcccaaacgAAGGCTCTGGAGAGGAAGCTCATCtgaggaaagcagagagaaaagagaagtccCAAATATGCTGAAGCCAAAGAAGCCAATGCCTCAGAGAAGATTGCTGCTTTCTTCTTCCAAACTAAAATGCTTGAACTTGAAGATGAAGTATCTTAAACTAGACTAG